Part of the Acidimicrobiales bacterium genome is shown below.
CGTGACGGCCCCGCCCGTCGGCCTGGAAGCCGGCCACCACGACGATGCCCTCGGGAGCTCCGGCCGCAGCCAGATCGAGGACGACCCGGTTGGTCGAGTCCGTCTCCGCCAAGCGGCGGACATCCCAGTCGATGCGCTAACCATAAGCGCCATGCCCGCCACCGTCCTCGTCGCCAACAGGGGGGAGATCGCCGTCCGGGTCATCCGCACGTGCCGCGAGCTCGGCGTGCGGGCCGTCGCCGTGTACTCCGACCTCGACCGTGACGCCCTGCACGTGCGCCTGGCCGACGAGGCCTATGCGCTGGGCGGCGAGGCGGCGGCCGAGAGCTACCTCGACGTGGGCAAGGTGCTCGAGGCCGTCCGCCGCAGCGGCGCCGACGCCGTCCACCCGGGCTACGGGTTCTTCTCCGAGAACACCGACTTCGCCCGGGCGGTGGCGGCGCAGGGCGTCACCTGGGTGGGGCCGCCCCCCGAGGCCATCGAGGCCATGGGCGACAAGGTGAGCGCGCGCCGGACGGCCGAGCGGGCCGGCGTACCGGTGGTGCCGGGAACGTCAACCCCCCTCACGTCGGCCGCCGAGGTCGTCGCCTTCGGCGAGAACCACGGCTGGCCCGTCGCCATCAAGGCGGCGTTCGGTGGTGGCGGTCGCGGCATGCGCGTCGTGAGCGGGTCGGACGAGGCCGAGGCCGCTCTTGCGGCGGCGCAGCGCGAAGCACAAGCCGGCTTCGGACGCTCGGAGTGCTACCTCGAGCGCTACCTGGCCCGCCCCCGCCACGTGGAGGTCCAGGTGCTCCTCGACGCCCACGGGGGTGGCGTCTGGCTGGGCGAGCGCGACTGCTCCATCCAGCGCCGCCACCAGAAGCTCATCGAGGAGACGCCGGCTCCCGGGCTCGGCGACGACCTGCGAGCCGCCATGGGCCGGGCCGCCCTCCATGTGGCCCGCGAGTGCGGCTACGTCAACGCCGGCACGGTCGAGTTCCTCGTCCAGGACGGCGAGTTCTTCTTCCTGGAGATGAACACCCGGCTCCAGGTGGAGCATCCGGTCACCGAGATGGTCACCGGGCTCGACCTCGTCGCCCTCCAGCTCCACATCGCCGACGGCCGGCCCCTCGCCTTCACCCAGGAGGACATCCGCGTCGACGGCGCGGCCATCGAGTGCCGCGTCAACGCCGAGGACCCCACCGGCGGGCGCTTCCTGCCGAGTCCCGGGACGATCACGCGGTTCCGCCCGGCGGGCGGGATCGGCGTGCGGGTGGACGCCGGGTACCAGGAGGGTGACGTGCTCCCCGGCGCCTACGACAGCCTCCTGGCCAAGATCGTGGCGTGGGGCCCGGATCGCGACACGGCCCGCCGGCGTCTGATCCGCGCCATCGAGGAGACCGACATCGAGGGGGTCGCCACCACCATCCCCGCCCAGCTCGCCATCCTCCGTCATCCCGACTTCCAGGCGGCCACCCACTCCACGAGCTGGGTCGAGCAGGAGCTCGACTTCTCCGATCTCCCGGCGCCGCCCTCCACGCCGGTCGTCGGCGAGGTCGAGCAGGGCGGCCGGGTCCGCCGCGACGTCGACGTCGAGGTGGACGGTCGCCGTTACCAGGTGCGGTTGTGGGTCCCCGAGGTCGTGCCCCCGGCGCGGGTCACCGGCCCGGTTGGCCGGGCGGCCACCGCCGCCGTCTCCGCCGGGGCCCGCCTCCGCCCGCGGGCCCGGCCGGCGGCGCCCACCACCTCGACCACCAGTGGCACGGTGACGGCGCCCATGCAGGGCACGGTGATCGTGGTGTCCGTCTCGGTCGGCGACACCGTGACGGCCGGCCAGTCGGTGTGCGTGCTGGAGGCGATGAAGATGGAGAACAACGTCACCGCCGAGCGCGACGGCACCGTCACGGAGGTCCGGGTTCAGGCGGGCGACACGGTGGGCGCCGGCGACGTGATCGCCGTCATCGACTGACCGACGCCGGCCGCCTATTCGGCCGCGTCGGACAGCGCCTCGGCCAGTGCCGGGTGCACGAGCACGCTCTCGACGATGTCGCTGACCTTGAGGTGGGCCGTCACCGCCAGAGCGATGACCGAGATCAGCTCGGAGGCCCCTCGCCCGACGATGGACCCGCCCAGCACCACGCCCGTGGCCGGGTCGGAGACGATCTTCACGAACCCTCGCGGGTCTCCGTCGATGAGCGCCCGCGGGTTCGACGCGAACGGCACCTTGGTCACACGGATCTTGCGGCCGATGGCGAAGGCGTCGGCCTCGGCCAGGCCCACGTCGGCGATCTCCGGTTCGGTGAAGATGGCGCTGGCCGCCTTCTCGTAGTCGAGGTGACGGTGCTGGCGGGTGTGCATGCCCATGACGTGCTCGGCGATCTTGCGCCCCTGGGCCGTCGCCACCGAGGCCAGCGGGAGCTTCCCGGACAGGTCGCCGCCGACGTAGATGTGCCCGACGTTGGACTGGCAGTGGTGATTGCACGGGACATAGCCGCCCGGGTCGACGGTGACGCCGGCCGCATCCAGACCCAGGTGCTCCGAATTGGGCACCGAACCGATGCACAGCAGGGCGTGCGACCCGTGCGCCGAGCGACCGTCGTCGCACCGCACGATCACCTCGTCGCCGTTCCGCTCGATGGCCTCGGCGCGTGCGCCCTTGAACAGGCGCACGCCGGTGCGCAGGAAGTCGTCCTCCAGGGCGGCTGCGACCTCCGGATCCTTCTGGGGCAGGACCTGCTGGCGGCTGACGATCAGCGTGACCTGGGCCCCGTACGACCGGAACATGTGCACGAACTCCACGCCCGTCACGCCCGACCCGATCACGATCAGGTGCGTCGGCAGGTGGGGCGGCGGGTAGGCCTGGCGGGTCGTCAGGATGCGCTCCCCGTCGGGCTTGGCCCACTCGGGTATCCGCGGGCGGCTGCCGGTGGAGAGGAGCACGGCGTCGGCTTGGAGCTCGTGCACGCCGTCGGCCGTCTCGGCCACGACCTGGTGCGGCCCCTTCATCCGGCCCGAACCGTGGAGGACCCGCACGCCCTGGCTCTCGAGCAACCCGCACACCGACGCGCGCAGGTGCTCGGAGACGGCGGTGATGCGCTCCCGCAGGCCCTCGAGATCGACGGACGCCTCCAGCCGGGCCAGCCCCATGCCCTCGGAGCGGTGCACCAGCGACAGGACGCCCCCGGTGGCGATCATCGCCTTCGACGGGATGCAGTCCCACAGGTTGGCGGCGCCGCCCATGACGTCGCGCTCGATCACGGCGACCTCTGCCCCCAGGCTGGCGGCATGGGTGGCGGCCTCGACGCCGGCCGGTCCGGCGCCGATGATCACGAAGCGTGTCGCCATGTGCTGCGAGGCTACCGGCGCGACGCCCGGCGGGCCGGGTGCTCGGCGGCCATGGCCTGCGCCCTGCCACGGACGGCACACCTCCAAGTTCGACCGAATTCCACCTTTCCGGTAGATTTCCGACAGGTCGAGCGTTACGCTGGAGACGTCAGGAACCGGGGGGCGGTGTGGGGCCCAGCGGCGCAAGAGGCGCTCGCTGCATGCCGACGGCGGGTCGACCCGATCAACCGAGAGGGGAGATCCATGCAATGGAAGCGCAGACCCGAACGCGCCGTATCGGCCATGCTGTTGGCGGCGGTCGTGCCCGTCATGCTGGCGCTCGAGGCGGTAGCGGCACCGCAGCAGCCGGCAACAGGCGGGGTGACCGAGGGCGACGGACTGGTGTTGGGCACGACGCATGCGGCGGCGCCCGCCGAGTCGGCGGAGGCGCGTGATGCTCGTGTCGCACGGCAGATCGCGGGCCGCGAGCAGCTCGCCGAGCGGGCCGGGGATCCGGCCGCCGGGCTCAGCGAACGCAACGAAGACTCCGTCCCGTCGGGGGGCGAGATCCAGCTCGGGAACGGAGACGTCTCGGAGGACGTGTCCGAGGCCAACGCGTTGGGCCGAAACTTCCGGAACACGGTCGCCCAGACGAAGAGCAGCACGCTGGCCGAGCCGGCCACGGCGAAGGACGACGTCGAGGCGATCTACATCGGCAACAACGGCTGGGTCTCGCGCTCAGCCAACAGCGGCAGCACCTGGACATCGGAGCCGGCACCATCAGGGCCGACCGCAGCCCCGTTCGTGTGTTGTGACGCCGACGCGCTGCACCACTCGGGTCTGGACACCACGTTCTGGAGCATGCTCTACCTGAACTCCGGCGGGACCCGAGGGATCGTTCGGATGTTCGTCCGCCGTGCCACCATCGCCGGTGGCAACGACTGCTTCTACGACTTCGATCCCGGCGTGAACCGCGTGGCCGACTACCCGCACATCGGCGTCAGCAGCGGGCAGTTCTACCTCATGACCAACGTGATCGACACCAAGGGCACGTCGTCGCAGAGCGACGACACCTGGGTACATGCGCGGGTGATCCGGGTGAACGCCAGCCAGATGGCGAACTGCTCGAGCACCCTCACCCAGACGTCCTTCATCCACGTCGGCACTGTGGGACAGCGGGTGTTCACGCCGGTCGAGAACGCTACGACCACGATGTACTGGGGCGCCATGGAATCGTCCACCAGCTTTCGCATATTCAAATGGGCGGAATCCGCGGCCGCGCCCACGCAGACCGTTCGGTCGCTGCCGCATGGGTCGGCCTTCACCAACCCGGACTGCCGGGGAGGAACGGGCAACTTCGACTGGATCGAGAAGTCGACTGCCTTCAGCGCTGGCGGATTCCGCATGCGGGGCGCCGTAGGTGGCGGGAGGATCACCTGGATGTGGAACGTCAATCGTGACGCCAGCCACCTTCAGGCCCACGTGCACGCGGCCACGTTCCGCGAGTCCGACCTGGTGCTCATCGCGTCGCCGCACATCTTCAACCAGGACACGTGCATCGCATTTCCCGTTGTCGGAGGCAACTCCCAGGGGGACCTCGGCGTGAGCTTCGCGGCCGGCGGGAAGTTCGGCGGCGGTGGCTCCGCGGCCCAGGGCTTCGTCATCGTGGAGGACGAGACCAGCGCCGGCGTCACCTTCAACGGGCTCAGCGCCACGTTGACCGCCAGCGGCACCCACAACCGCAGCGACGCCCGCTACGGCGACTACTTCACCATCGACCGAAACGAGCGTTGCCCGCTGAGCTGGGTCGCCACGAACTACGCCCTGCTCAACGGCAACACCTCCGCGTCGAACGTGAACGCTCGCTACGTGGAGTTCCGGAGCAGCTTCGACCCCTCCTGTCCGTAGATTCGGCGACGGGTCACCTCGGTGGCCCACGCACCGACGCGCGGATCCCTCGTCCCGGCGAGGGATCCGCGTGCGTCTGGGAATGCCGGCTGGCGAGCGCCTCGTCGTCGACCGCGGGAGGGGCTCCGAGGCTATCGGCGGATCAGCCGCCGGGCTCGTGGGTGCCCCACTCGGCGCGCAGGACGTCGGTGACCTCGCCGAGCGTGGCCCGGGCCCCGAGGGCCGCCTTCATCGGCTCGAGAACGTTCGTCGTCCCCCGCGCCGCCGCTGCGACGTCGGCCAGCAGCGGGCCCAGTGCGGCGGCGTCGCGCTCGGCCCGGACGTGGCGCAGCCACTCCACCTGGCGCCGTTCGAGGTCGGGGTCGGCGGGCAGGAGCTCGGCCGAGACGGCGTCGTCGTCGCAGAACCGGTTGACGCCGACGACGACCTTGGCGCCGCTGTCGACGGCACGCGCCGACGCATACGCAGCCCGCTCGACCTCGTCCTGCAGGTACTCCGACTCGATGGCGGCGACGGCCCCTCCGAGGGCGTCGATGCGGCGGAGGTACTCGTCGGCCGCCGCCTCCACCTCGTCGGTGAGCGCCTCGACGAAGTACGAGCCGGCCAACGGGTCGGCGGTGTCGGCCACGCCCGACTCGAGGGCGAGGACCTGCTGCGTCCGCAGGGCGAGGCGGGCGGCTCGCTCGGTCGGCAGCCCGAAGGCCTCGTCGAAGCCGTTCGTGTGCAGGCTCTGGGTCCCGCCCAGCACGGCGGCCAGGGCCTGCACGGTCACGCGCACGACGTTGGTGTCGGGCTGCTGGGCCGTCAGCGTCGAGCCACCGGTCTGGGTGTGGAAGCGCAGCTGGGCCGACCGGGGGTCCCGGGCCCCGAAGCGCTCGGTGACGATGCGGGCCCACATCCGCCGGGCCGCTCGGAACTTGGCGACCTCCTCGAACAGGTTGCTGTGACCGTTGAAGAAGAAGCTCATCCGGGGAGCCACGTCGTCCACCGACAAGCCGGCGCCGATGGCGGCGTCGAGATAGGCGATGCCGTCGGCGAGGGTGAAGGCCAGCTCCTGCACCGCCGTCGAACCGGCCTCTCGGATGTGGTAGCCGGACACCGAGATGGTGTTCCACGACGGCAGCCGGCGGCGGCAGTAGTCGAACAGGTCGGTGACCAGGCGCATCGACGAGCGGGGAGGGTGCACGTAGGTGCCGCGGGCGACGTACTCCTTGAGGATGTCGTTCTGCACCGTCCCGCGGATGCGCTCGGGGGCCACCCCCTGCTCCTCCGCCACCAGCTGGTACAGCAGCAGGAGCACGGCGGCGGTGGCGTTGATGGTCATCGACGTCGCCACCCGTTCGAGGGGGAGACCGGCGAGCATCCGCCGCATGTCGTCGACCGTGTCGATGGCGACGCCGACCCGGCCGACCTCCCCCTCCGCCCTCGGATGATCGGAGTCGTAGCCCATCTGGGTCGGCAGGTCGAACGCGCACGACAGGCCTGTCTGCCCGGCGGCCAGCAGGAAACGGAACCGCTGGTTGGTCGCCTCGGCGTCGCCGAAGCCGGCGTACTGGCGCATCGTCCAGGGCTTGCCGCGGTACATGTCCTCGTGGATGCCGCGCGTGTAGGGCGGGGAGCCGGGCCTCCCGAGCTTCTCGGCCTCGTCCCACCCGGCCAGGTCGGCCGAGGTGTAGAGCGGGCGGACCTCGATGCCGGAGTCGGTCGTCCGCTGGTGCTGTCGGTTCTCGTCCGGGGGCACGCCGCTCAGTGGACCACAGCGGCGAGGCGCCCGGCGGGCCGCCCTACGCGGGCGGCGCCTGCACCGGGTGCGGCATGCACAGGTCGTCGTACTCGGCGATGACGATGGGACCGGCGTTCGGCCCGCACGCCGGGCACTCGGGGTCGCGGTGCACCTTGAACGTGCGGAACGACTCCTCGAGGGCGTCGTACGCCAGCAGGCGCCCGATCAGCGGGTCGCCCAGGCCCAGCAGCAGCTTTATGGCCTCCATGGCCTGGATGCTCCCGACGATGCCGGGCAGGACGCCCAGCACGCCGGCCTCGGCGCACGACGGCGCCATCTCGGCAGGCGGTGGCTCGGGGATCATGCACCGGTAGCACGGCCCGTCGTAGGGCGCGAACACGGTGGCCTGGCCCTCGAACCGGAAGATCGACCCGTGCACGACCGGGATGCGCTTGAGGAGCGACGCGTCGTTCACGAGGTAGCGCGTTGGGAAGTTGTCGGTGCCGTCGACGATGACGTCGTAGCCATCGATGATGTCGAGGATGTTGTCGGCGCCGAGGCGCACGTCGTACGTGGCGACGTCCACGTCGGGGTTGATGGCGGTGAGGGTCTTCTTGGCCGAGTCGACCTTGCGCTCCCCCACCCGGTCCATGTTGTGGAGGATCTGGCGCTGGAGGTTGGACGCGTCGACCACGTCCATGTCGATGACGCCCAGCGTGCCCACACCGGCGGCGGCCAGGTACAGGGCGGCCGGCGAGCCCAGGCCGCCGGCGCCGAGCAGGAGCGCCTTGGACTCGAGCAGCTTCTGCTGGCCCTTCTCGCCGACCTCGGGCAGCAGCAGGTGGCGCTGGTACCGGTTGCGCTGGTCGCCCGACAGCGTGCGGGGCACGCTCCAGGGCCGGCCCTCGTCCTTCCAGCGGTTGAAACCGCCCATGACGTTCACCACGTCGGCGTACCCGAGGTCCTGCAGGGTCTTCGCCGCGAACGCCGACCGGAACCCGCCGGAGCACATCACCATCACGGGCTTCGACTTGTCGGGCATCTTGCCCTCGACCTGGCCCTCCAGGTGGCCACGCGGGATGTGGACGGCGCCCGGGATGGCGCCCTGCTCGTACTCGTCGGGCTCCCGCACGTCGAGCAGGGTCGCCTGGCCCAGGCGGGAGTGGGCGGTGGCACCGTCGATCTCGGTGATCTCGGCCTTCACCTTGGCGAGCAGGTCACGGGATGTGGGCACGGGGGACGACCAGCCTTCCGGAGCGGTTCCTGTTCGTAAACCCTACCTTCCAGGTCGGCATTCCCGTAGCGTCCGCCGGATGGAGCTCTCGGAGGTCCTCCGCCGGCGGCGGATGGTGCGCAGCTTCGACGACCGCCCACTCGCGGCTGGGACGGTCGACCGGCTGCTCGGCGCCGCCATCCGGGCCCCGTCGGCCGGCTTCACCCAGGGATGGGCCTTCGTCGTGCTCGAAGGGGTGGACACCGAGCGCTTCTGGCGCCGCACCCTCCCGCCGCCGGAACGGGCCGGCTTCCGCTGGCCGGGCCTGCTTCGGGCGCCTGTTCTGGTGCTGCCGCTGTCGAGCCGCCAGGCGTACCTCGACCGCTACGCCGAGGCCGACAAGACGCCGGCCGCGCTGCACGACTCGGCCGCCTGGCCGGTGCCCTACTGGGACGTCGACTGCGCCTTCGCCACCATGGTTCTGCTCCTGGCGGCGGTGGACGAGGGCCTGGGGGCGCTGTTCTTCGGAATCTTCAGGGGCGAGGCCGAGGTGCTGGCCGACCTCGGCGTCCCGCCGGAGTTCTGGCCCATCGGGGCCGTCGCCCTCGGCCACCCGGCCGGCGACGACCCGCCGTCGGCATCCGTCGCCCGCGGCCGCAAGCCCCTCGACGAGGTCGTGCACCGCGGCCGCTGGTGACGGCGCGCCGGCGGGCCGTCGCCGGCCGCCGGGGACCGGCTCGGCCGCCGGCGGTCCTCAGCTGGGCCGGCGGCCGGTGGCGAGGAAGACGGGCGCGAACAGCAACGGGCGCTTCTCCGACCCGTCGAGGCGGGCGAAGGCCGCCTCCCAGCGCGCCACGTCGTCGGCGGTCGCCGCGCCAGACGCCACCATGGCGTCCCGGGCCGCCCACCCCGGCGAGCGCATGCCGGCGGGGAACTCGATGATCTGGTAGCGGCCCTCGAAGTGGGTGACCTCGAGCCCGGCACCGGCGAGGAGTTCCGCCAGGCGCAGCCCGACGGAGAGGTCGTTGCCGCGCTTTGCGTGCCACCCGTGGTACGTCGTGTTCAGGTGCTCGATGTCGGGATCCGACGGCCGCGAGCGCAGTGCGCCGAACTCGATGTCGACGAGGAACACGGTGCCTCCCGGACGGACGAGCGAGGCGACATGGTCGACGATGGCCTGCTCGCGCCCGCCGTTGTGGGCGAGCACGTGGCGCACCATGGCGACGTCCACGCTCCCGGCGGGCAGGCCGGTGTCGGCCGCGTCACCCTCCGCCACGGTCACGTTGCCGACGCCGGCCAGCTCGCAGGTCTCTCGGGCCGACGCCACCGCCTCCGGGTCGCCGTCGACGGCCAGGACGCGCCCGGCAGGGCCGACGAGGCCTGCGAGCACGGCCGAGACGGCGCCCGGCCCGCACCCCACGTCGGCCACGCTGGCTCCCTCGACGATGCCCGCCGCCGCCCAGAGCTCGCCCTCTGTGCGCAGCGCCGTCTCCGCCATCAGCCGGTAGCGACCACGCTCCTGGTCGCTCAACCGAAGCGCGTACTCGGTCATCTGTGCCTCCCCGTCCGGTGTCCCGCCCGTACCGTAGAACGTCGCACACCCGGAGGGGCGGGGCGGCGGACGCCCCGCCGGTGCGAATTGCCCCTTGACACCGGTCGGCCGCTCTGCATGAAATACATTGAAAGAGCTTCCCCCTCGCTCTGCTGGCTTTCCCACTTCCGTGGAGGCTCTCCCATGGCCGCGCCGCTCGTCCCCGTCCCCTCGCCCGCCGCCGAGACGCTCGCCATCCGGCCCTGGCCCGACCCCGTCATCGACTCCCTCGGCCATGACCCGCGGTCCCACTACGTGGAGACGTACTGGCTCGGCATCCTCGGCCCGTCGACCACGTGGCTGCTGCGGCGGCTGGTGTTCGGCCTGGAAGCCAATCCCGCCGGCTTCGACCTGCCGCTGGCCGAGACGGCCCGGTGCCTCGGGTTGGGGGACAAGGGCGGGCGCAACTCGCCGTTCATGCGGGCGCTCACGCGCCTGGTGCAGTTCGACCTGGCCCAGCCGCACGGCGACGCCCAGCTGGCCGTGCGCCGGAAGGTGCCGCCGCTGAACCGCCGGCAGGTCATGCGCCTGCCGGCCGCCCTCCAGACCGAGCACGGGGCCATGCAGGAGGCCGACCTGCGGACGCCGGCCGTCGACGGGCTGCGCCGGCGGGGCCGGCAGCTGGCCCTCTCGCTCCTCGAGCTGGGCGAGGACCTGGAAGCGGCGGAGCGCCAGCTCCTGCGGTGGCGGTACCACCCCGCCCTGGCCCGGGAGTCGGCGGCGTGGGCCTGGGACCGCCACCGCCGGGCCCTCCGGGCCGCCGACGCCTCCGACGCCGCGCTGGAGCCGATGCCACACTTCGACGCGCCACCGCAGGGCGCCGCGTAGCCGGCCGGCGGCTCGGGGGGTCTCCTCGAGGGGGAGGTGGTCGGACGGCTAGGGAAGGAAGACGGGGGGCTGGAAGGGCTCCGAGCCGCTGAGGTTGTTGCTGGCAATGCCCACGATGGGCTGGTTCAGCTTGATTGCGCCGGTGGAGCCGAGGAACTCGGCTCCACCGAAGGCGAAGATGCCGCCGTCGGACGCGACGAGCCAGTACCCGTCGCCGAGCGGGGTGGCCGCCATCCCCACCACCGGCTGGGCCAGCTTGATGGCTCCCGTTGAGCCCCTGAACACGGCGTCGCCGAAGGCGAAGATGCCGCCGTCGGCTGCGACAAGCCAGTACCCGTTCCCCGACGGTGTGGTGGCCATGCCCCCGATGGGCTGGGCCAGCTTGATGGCTCCCGTTGAGCCCCTGAACACGGCGTCGCCGAAGGCGAAGATGCCGCCGTCGGAGGCGACCAGGAAGTAGCCGTTGCCCGAGCGGGTTGTGGCCATGCCCCGGATCGGCTGGTTCAGCTTGATGGCCCCCGTTGAGCCCCTGAAGACGGCGTCGCCGAAGGCGAAGATGCCGCCGTCGGAGGCGACCAGGAAGTACCCCTTGCCGGACGGCGTGGCGGCCATACCAACGATGGGCTGGTTCAGCTTCAGGGCACCGGTGGAGCCGTAGTAGGTCGCAGCACCGAAGGCGAAGATGCCGCCGTCGGACGCCACCAGCCAGTAGCCGTCGCCGCTCGGCGTCGACGCCACCCCCACGATCGGCTTGTTCAGCTTGAACCTGCCGGTGGAACCGAAGAACCGGGCCCCGCCGAACGAGAAGATCCCACCGTCGGACGCCACCAGCCAGTAGCCCGCCGTTCCGCGATTGAGGACGTTGACCGTCTCGAAGCTCGAGTAGGTGATGTTGCCCTTCCCCGCCACGGAGACCACGTTGCCGGCCTCGTTCACGCTCAGAAACTGGGCGTCGATGTTCAGCTTGTCGGTGCCGGCGCCGCCGTCGAGGTTCAGCTCGACGCCCACGATCGGCATGACATTCACCGCGTCCGAGCCGTCACCTGCGGCGACGGCGACGAACTCCACGGTCCCGACGTCGAGGGCGAACGTCCCGAGGTTGGTACGGGCGAACGCAAGCCGCGATCCGTTGGGACCGAGCGTGAACACCTCGGCGGAGGCCGACCCGTTCACCTGCACGCCGTCGACGCCCTCACCGCCCTCGAGGAGGTCGGAGCCGTCGCCGTCGTTCCAGATGAGCACGTCGCTGCCGCCCTCGCCGTTGACGGTGTCGTCGCCGGGCCCGCCGGTGATCGTGTCGTTGCCGTCGCCGCCCTTGATCATGTCGGCGCCGGCGAAGCCGCTGATTTTGTCGTTGCCGTCGTCACCGCTGATGGTGTCGATGCCCTCGGCGCCGACGATGGTGTCGTTGCCGGTACCGCCGTCGAGGTCTAGCAGGATCAGCGGGGCGAGCCGGCCGCCGCCGTGATGCTGTCCTCGCCGCCCAGCGAGTTGACGTCGAGACCCTCGACGGTGCCCATGTCGATGGTGAAGGGCCCGGCATTGGTGCGGGCGAAGGTGACGCGGGGCGCCGTCGGGGTGATGGTGAGGACGTCGGCCACGCCGGCACCGTTCACCTGCTGGACGTCGGTGCCGGCGTTGCCGTCGACGACGTCGGAGCCGTCGCCGTTGTTCCAGACGATCCCGTCGTTGCCGTCGTCACCGTTGACGGTGTCGTTGCCGGTGCCGCCGGTGATGGTGTCGTTGCCCCCGAGGCCGTCGATCGTGTCCGCGCCGGCGCCGCCGTTGATCGTGTCGGCGAACAGCGACC
Proteins encoded:
- a CDS encoding nitroreductase family protein — translated: MELSEVLRRRRMVRSFDDRPLAAGTVDRLLGAAIRAPSAGFTQGWAFVVLEGVDTERFWRRTLPPPERAGFRWPGLLRAPVLVLPLSSRQAYLDRYAEADKTPAALHDSAAWPVPYWDVDCAFATMVLLLAAVDEGLGALFFGIFRGEAEVLADLGVPPEFWPIGAVALGHPAGDDPPSASVARGRKPLDEVVHRGRW
- a CDS encoding biotin carboxylase N-terminal domain-containing protein; protein product: MPATVLVANRGEIAVRVIRTCRELGVRAVAVYSDLDRDALHVRLADEAYALGGEAAAESYLDVGKVLEAVRRSGADAVHPGYGFFSENTDFARAVAAQGVTWVGPPPEAIEAMGDKVSARRTAERAGVPVVPGTSTPLTSAAEVVAFGENHGWPVAIKAAFGGGGRGMRVVSGSDEAEAALAAAQREAQAGFGRSECYLERYLARPRHVEVQVLLDAHGGGVWLGERDCSIQRRHQKLIEETPAPGLGDDLRAAMGRAALHVARECGYVNAGTVEFLVQDGEFFFLEMNTRLQVEHPVTEMVTGLDLVALQLHIADGRPLAFTQEDIRVDGAAIECRVNAEDPTGGRFLPSPGTITRFRPAGGIGVRVDAGYQEGDVLPGAYDSLLAKIVAWGPDRDTARRRLIRAIEETDIEGVATTIPAQLAILRHPDFQAATHSTSWVEQELDFSDLPAPPSTPVVGEVEQGGRVRRDVDVEVDGRRYQVRLWVPEVVPPARVTGPVGRAATAAVSAGARLRPRARPAAPTTSTTSGTVTAPMQGTVIVVSVSVGDTVTAGQSVCVLEAMKMENNVTAERDGTVTEVRVQAGDTVGAGDVIAVID
- a CDS encoding methylmalonyl-CoA mutase family protein; this encodes MPPDENRQHQRTTDSGIEVRPLYTSADLAGWDEAEKLGRPGSPPYTRGIHEDMYRGKPWTMRQYAGFGDAEATNQRFRFLLAAGQTGLSCAFDLPTQMGYDSDHPRAEGEVGRVGVAIDTVDDMRRMLAGLPLERVATSMTINATAAVLLLLYQLVAEEQGVAPERIRGTVQNDILKEYVARGTYVHPPRSSMRLVTDLFDYCRRRLPSWNTISVSGYHIREAGSTAVQELAFTLADGIAYLDAAIGAGLSVDDVAPRMSFFFNGHSNLFEEVAKFRAARRMWARIVTERFGARDPRSAQLRFHTQTGGSTLTAQQPDTNVVRVTVQALAAVLGGTQSLHTNGFDEAFGLPTERAARLALRTQQVLALESGVADTADPLAGSYFVEALTDEVEAAADEYLRRIDALGGAVAAIESEYLQDEVERAAYASARAVDSGAKVVVGVNRFCDDDAVSAELLPADPDLERRQVEWLRHVRAERDAAALGPLLADVAAAARGTTNVLEPMKAALGARATLGEVTDVLRAEWGTHEPGG
- a CDS encoding methyltransferase domain-containing protein — translated: MTEYALRLSDQERGRYRLMAETALRTEGELWAAAGIVEGASVADVGCGPGAVSAVLAGLVGPAGRVLAVDGDPEAVASARETCELAGVGNVTVAEGDAADTGLPAGSVDVAMVRHVLAHNGGREQAIVDHVASLVRPGGTVFLVDIEFGALRSRPSDPDIEHLNTTYHGWHAKRGNDLSVGLRLAELLAGAGLEVTHFEGRYQIIEFPAGMRSPGWAARDAMVASGAATADDVARWEAAFARLDGSEKRPLLFAPVFLATGRRPS
- a CDS encoding calcium-binding protein — translated: MILLDLDGGTGNDTIVGAEGIDTISGDDGNDKISGFAGADMIKGGDGNDTITGGPGDDTVNGEGGSDVLIWNDGDGSDLLEGGEGVDGVQVNGSASAEVFTLGPNGSRLAFARTNLGTFALDVGTVEFVAVAAGDGSDAVNVMPIVGVELNLDGGAGTDKLNIDAQFLSVNEAGNVVSVAGKGNITYSSFETVNVLNRGTAGYWLVASDGGIFSFGGARFFGSTGRFKLNKPIVGVASTPSGDGYWLVASDGGIFAFGAATYYGSTGALKLNQPIVGMAATPSGKGYFLVASDGGIFAFGDAVFRGSTGAIKLNQPIRGMATTRSGNGYFLVASDGGIFAFGDAVFRGSTGAIKLAQPIGGMATTPSGNGYWLVAADGGIFAFGDAVFRGSTGAIKLAQPVVGMAATPLGDGYWLVASDGGIFAFGGAEFLGSTGAIKLNQPIVGIASNNLSGSEPFQPPVFLP
- the moeB gene encoding molybdopterin-synthase adenylyltransferase MoeB, coding for MPTSRDLLAKVKAEITEIDGATAHSRLGQATLLDVREPDEYEQGAIPGAVHIPRGHLEGQVEGKMPDKSKPVMVMCSGGFRSAFAAKTLQDLGYADVVNVMGGFNRWKDEGRPWSVPRTLSGDQRNRYQRHLLLPEVGEKGQQKLLESKALLLGAGGLGSPAALYLAAAGVGTLGVIDMDVVDASNLQRQILHNMDRVGERKVDSAKKTLTAINPDVDVATYDVRLGADNILDIIDGYDVIVDGTDNFPTRYLVNDASLLKRIPVVHGSIFRFEGQATVFAPYDGPCYRCMIPEPPPAEMAPSCAEAGVLGVLPGIVGSIQAMEAIKLLLGLGDPLIGRLLAYDALEESFRTFKVHRDPECPACGPNAGPIVIAEYDDLCMPHPVQAPPA
- a CDS encoding FAD-dependent oxidoreductase translates to MATRFVIIGAGPAGVEAATHAASLGAEVAVIERDVMGGAANLWDCIPSKAMIATGGVLSLVHRSEGMGLARLEASVDLEGLRERITAVSEHLRASVCGLLESQGVRVLHGSGRMKGPHQVVAETADGVHELQADAVLLSTGSRPRIPEWAKPDGERILTTRQAYPPPHLPTHLIVIGSGVTGVEFVHMFRSYGAQVTLIVSRQQVLPQKDPEVAAALEDDFLRTGVRLFKGARAEAIERNGDEVIVRCDDGRSAHGSHALLCIGSVPNSEHLGLDAAGVTVDPGGYVPCNHHCQSNVGHIYVGGDLSGKLPLASVATAQGRKIAEHVMGMHTRQHRHLDYEKAASAIFTEPEIADVGLAEADAFAIGRKIRVTKVPFASNPRALIDGDPRGFVKIVSDPATGVVLGGSIVGRGASELISVIALAVTAHLKVSDIVESVLVHPALAEALSDAAE